Below is a window of Flavobacterium sp. CFS9 DNA.
TTCGGAAGTCGCTTTCCCGCAAATTGCCACAATGCCCGTATGGAAACTGATTTTAGTGATGCTGGCCGGGTTTGTACTGATACCGCTTCCGCCTTCGATGGAAATCAGAGGCTGGGGAGAAACATTTCCGCTTAACGGACCGGCATGGTCGCTTTTCTTTGAGTACATTGCCAATATTCTGTATGCATTGTTCTTTCGTAAATTCTCGAATAAAGTTTTAGGATTTCTGGTATTGATTTTCGCTGGAATGCTTGTTCAATATACTGTTTTTGGTCCGAAAGGAGATGTTATTGGGGGCTGGTCACTAACGATGCAGGAATTATATGTTGGATTTACCCGTTTGTTATACCCGTTTTTTGCCGGGATTTTACTTTCCCGTTTAGGAAAACTCATTCATATCAAAGGTGCTTTCTGGGTTTGCAGCATTCTTATAATCGTTATTTTCAGCATCCCGAGATTGGGTGATGAAAACAGTTTGTGGATAAACGGTCTGTATGAATCCATTTCCATTATACTGCTGTTTCCTTTAATTGTAGCTATTGGAGCAGGAGGAGAGATAAAAAATCCGCTTTCGCTAAAAATATGCAAGGCATTAGGTGATATCTCCTATCCAATTTACATTATCCATTACCCATTGATTTATTGTTATATGGCTTGGGTATTTGATAATAAAATTCCTTTGAAAGACGGTTATGTTGTGGGAATCGGAGTTTTAGTTTCCAGTATCGTAATTGCATACCTGTGTCTGAAGTTTTATGATGAGCCTGTTCGTAACTGGCTTCAGAATAAATTTCAAAAGAGAAAAGATTCTTAAAAGGAGGTTCAGAGCTGCAAAGGTTCAAAGGTTCAAAGGGAAAAAAACTTTGCTGCTTTGAGCCTTTGAATCTAACAAAAAGGGATGAAAATTTTGTTATTTTCATCCCTTTTTGTTGTATAAAAGTTCTTAATAAGAGGTTCAAACAGGGAAAACCTTGCAACTTTGAACCTTTGTCCCTTTGAACCTAAATTTACTCTAAAATCAACTGTCCTAAAGCCTCTTTGCTAAAACCTTTTAATTGATCGGTATGTCCCGCTTTGATTTTAGCCACCCAGTTAGGATCTGATAAAAGAGGTCTTCCAACAGCAACCAAATCAAAATCACCTCTGTCGAAACGTCTGTTTAGTTCCTCTAAAGAAGTTGGTTCAGAGCTTTCTCCTGCAAAAGCGCCAAAGAAATCGTTTGAAAGTCCAACAGAACCTACTGTGATCGTTGGCACTCCGGTAACTTTTTTAGCCCAGCCTGCAAAATTCAGATCAGATTCTTCAAATTCAGGCTCCCAGAAACGACGTTGCGAACAATGTAGAATATCTACTCCGGCATCTGCAATAGGGCTTAGCCAGGCTTCTAATTCCTGCGGATTTTT
It encodes the following:
- a CDS encoding acyltransferase family protein, which codes for MSSSSMEITPKKHYEILDGLRGVAAILVVIFHILEAFNEGSRFKQIMNHGYLAVDFFFLLSGFVVAYAYDDRWEKMSQWEFYKRRLIRLQPMVIMGMVIGALFYYFQASEVAFPQIATMPVWKLILVMLAGFVLIPLPPSMEIRGWGETFPLNGPAWSLFFEYIANILYALFFRKFSNKVLGFLVLIFAGMLVQYTVFGPKGDVIGGWSLTMQELYVGFTRLLYPFFAGILLSRLGKLIHIKGAFWVCSILIIVIFSIPRLGDENSLWINGLYESISIILLFPLIVAIGAGGEIKNPLSLKICKALGDISYPIYIIHYPLIYCYMAWVFDNKIPLKDGYVVGIGVLVSSIVIAYLCLKFYDEPVRNWLQNKFQKRKDS